A segment of the Myxococcus guangdongensis genome:
TGACGCGGGGTGGCTGCCAAGTCGCATCAGCACGTCGGCGAGGTACGCCTCGGGGTTGACGCCGTTCGCCGCGCACGTGGCGACCAGGGAGCTGAGTCCCGCGAGATTGCGACCTGCCTCGTCATTGCCGACGAAGAGGTAGTTCTTCCTGCCCAGGGCCATGGCGCGCAGTGCCCGTTCCGCGGCGTTGTTGTCGAGGGGCAGCGAGGGGTCCTCCAGGAATCTCGTCAGTGCACTCCATTGGCCCTTCGTGTAGCGAAGAGCCATGCCCAGGGGACTCTTAGGCGGGTGGAGCGGGAGCTGTTCATCCACCCACGTGGCCAGTTGCGCGAGGACACGTGCGCTGGTGGTACGACGAGCGTCGAGGTGGTCCTGCGTGCCCAGCGTCCCTGCGTCTCGGGCCGAATGCTCGACCTGGTACAGCGCGAGGATGAAGTCGAGCGCCGTCCTGGACTCAGGGGCGGTGAGGAGGACGTCGAAGAATTTGCGGCGCACGTGAGCCCAGCAGCCCACGCGTATCCGCCCCTCCGGCAGCGTCACGCGGTTGTAGCCCGTATAGCCGTCCACCAGCAGGTAGCCCCGGGTTCCTCCAAGGACGTCCATGGGCGTCACGCCGGAGCGACTGGCGCTGTGGACGTACGCGATGAGTTCGTCGGTACGGAATGTCCAGACGTACGCCCGGCGCGCATTGCCCTCGTCCAGCACGCGTTGAGGCGTTTCGTCGGCGTGCACCAGCAGGGCTTCACGGACGAGCGCCAGCAGTCGCGAGGCGAGCGGCGCCGTGGCCCGGCCCACCTCGTGGAAGACATCGCACAGCGTGGTGCGCGCGATGGGCATGCCCGCGCGGGCGAGGGCCTTGGCCTGGCGATACAGCGGAATCGAGTCGCAGCACTGCGCCGTCACCACGTGCGCCAGGAAGCCCGGGCCGTACTGCCCCTGCTCAATGGCCTTCGGCGCGGGCGCGGTGACGATGCCCGCACCGCACGGGCAGGCGAGTGTCTCCTGCAGGTGGACCTGCCGCTCCACGTGCGCGGGCACATACTCGATGAGTTCGGTGCGCTTGCCGAGGCCCAGCGGCTTCAACGCCGTGCCGCCGCAGGACGGACACCGCCGGGCCTCGTCGGGGACGCGGTGGTGAATCACCCGTTCGGGCAACGTCGCGCGCGCCTCGCGTTTGAGGCGCCTCTCCTTCAGCGTCGCTTCACGCGACCTGGGCGGGGCGCCCGCGGCCTTGCGCAGCTCGTCTTCGACACGGGGGAGCTTCTCGCTCTTCTTTCCGAAGACGGTGCGCTGGAGGAGCGCGAGCTGGGATTCGATGCTGCCCACGCGCTCCTTGAGGGTGAGGTTCTCCCGCTCGAGCCCTTCGGCTCGCTCACGCCACTCGCACTGGTGCGTCTGGGAGAGCGCTGCCATCTCTCTGGGAAAACCAGCCCACCCGTGACGGGCATTGCCTCGGCACCGGAGGGAGGTGCCCACTTGCCTGGTCTCCGGACGTGCGTGACGTCGATTCCGTCGAGCAGCATGGACAGCTGGGTGGCATCCAACTGCACTCCCAAGGCGTCCTCGGCGAAAGCAGGCAGGGGGAAGCGGCCCTGCTCCAAGCGCTTGTAGGTGAGGACGAAGCCGCCCGCGTCCCAGGAGAGAATCTTCACCTTGTCCCCGCGCCGCGAGACGAAGACGAAGAGGTGGCCGGCGTAGAGGCTCTCCTTCCACTCGGCGCGCACAATCGCCGCCAGCCCATCGATGCTGTTCCTCATGTCGGCGGGCTCTCTGGCCAGCAGGATT
Coding sequences within it:
- the tnpC gene encoding IS66 family transposase, with protein sequence MAALSQTHQCEWRERAEGLERENLTLKERVGSIESQLALLQRTVFGKKSEKLPRVEDELRKAAGAPPRSREATLKERRLKREARATLPERVIHHRVPDEARRCPSCGGTALKPLGLGKRTELIEYVPAHVERQVHLQETLACPCGAGIVTAPAPKAIEQGQYGPGFLAHVVTAQCCDSIPLYRQAKALARAGMPIARTTLCDVFHEVGRATAPLASRLLALVREALLVHADETPQRVLDEGNARRAYVWTFRTDELIAYVHSASRSGVTPMDVLGGTRGYLLVDGYTGYNRVTLPEGRIRVGCWAHVRRKFFDVLLTAPESRTALDFILALYQVEHSARDAGTLGTQDHLDARRTTSARVLAQLATWVDEQLPLHPPKSPLGMALRYTKGQWSALTRFLEDPSLPLDNNAAERALRAMALGRKNYLFVGNDEAGRNLAGLSSLVATCAANGVNPEAYLADVLMRLGSHPASCLDELLPHRWQPSSSSAPDSS